Proteins encoded together in one Micromonospora auratinigra window:
- a CDS encoding DNA gyrase/topoisomerase IV subunit B, whose product MTAQPEALYGADDLTHLEGLDAVRKRPGMYIGSTDSRGVGHLVNEILDNSTDEGVGGHATRVEVILHADGSVQVDDDGRGIPTDVHAKSGISGVELVLTRLHAGGKFGGSGYKTSGGLHGVGASAVNALSRRFDVTVRRGGKVHAMSFRHGVPGVFDGDGPDAPFTPGPGLQIVGAMKRGQRTGTSIRWWHDPRYFETGARLDTDAVRLKLRNTAFLVPGVAYTLRDETGEQAVEEKFHFPNGLTDMVEFLAPAGDRAVSGTLLVTGEGTYRENAADANGVMQSNVQRRAEVEIAFRWGTGYERTVECFTNTIRNAHGGTHRKGFERALARTLAEAARSTRGLLRPKEDAPTLDDVLEGMTAVVHVRIPEPQFTSQTKDELSTAGITKVLQGLVEAHLKAWLEDRRTKAEARTVLQKIVDAARVRLTQKQQKDAARRKTALEGASMPAKLVDCRATGIDRSELFIVEGDSALGTGRLARSSEYQALLPIRGKILNVQKANLQQVLDNAECAAIVQVLGAGSGRTFDLSALRYGRVLIMADADVDGAHIRTLLITLFARYMRPLIEAGRLYAAMPPLHKITTKGRNPQTIYTYTQAEMEATVRKLEKAGKQIVTPIPRFKGLGEMDAEELWETTMNPATRAVRRITLDDVEDAERILELLMGEKVEPRRNWLISSADRVDRDAIDA is encoded by the coding sequence TTGACCGCACAGCCTGAGGCCCTCTACGGGGCCGACGACCTGACCCACCTGGAGGGCCTCGACGCCGTCCGCAAGCGCCCCGGCATGTACATCGGCTCCACCGACAGCCGTGGCGTGGGTCACCTCGTCAACGAGATCCTCGACAACTCCACCGACGAAGGGGTCGGCGGCCACGCCACCAGGGTCGAGGTGATCCTGCACGCCGACGGCTCGGTGCAGGTCGACGACGACGGTCGCGGCATCCCCACCGACGTGCACGCCAAGTCCGGCATCTCCGGCGTCGAGCTGGTGCTCACCCGGCTGCACGCCGGCGGCAAGTTCGGCGGCTCGGGCTACAAGACCTCCGGCGGCCTGCACGGCGTCGGCGCCTCCGCGGTCAACGCGCTCTCCCGCCGCTTCGACGTCACGGTCCGCCGCGGCGGCAAGGTGCACGCCATGTCGTTCCGGCACGGCGTGCCGGGCGTCTTCGACGGCGACGGCCCGGACGCGCCGTTCACCCCGGGGCCCGGCCTGCAGATCGTCGGCGCGATGAAGCGCGGCCAGCGCACCGGCACCTCGATCCGCTGGTGGCACGACCCGCGCTACTTCGAGACCGGTGCGCGGCTGGACACCGACGCGGTCCGGCTCAAGCTGCGCAACACCGCCTTCCTGGTGCCGGGCGTGGCGTACACGCTGCGCGACGAGACCGGTGAGCAGGCCGTCGAGGAGAAGTTCCACTTCCCGAACGGCCTCACCGACATGGTGGAGTTCCTCGCCCCGGCCGGCGACCGGGCCGTCTCCGGCACCCTGCTGGTCACCGGCGAGGGCACCTACCGGGAGAACGCCGCCGACGCCAACGGCGTGATGCAGTCCAACGTGCAGCGTCGGGCCGAGGTCGAGATCGCCTTCCGCTGGGGCACCGGCTACGAGCGCACCGTCGAGTGCTTCACCAACACCATCCGCAACGCCCACGGCGGCACCCACCGCAAGGGCTTCGAGCGGGCCCTGGCGCGGACCCTCGCCGAGGCCGCCCGCAGCACCCGTGGCCTGCTGCGGCCCAAGGAGGACGCGCCCACCCTGGACGACGTCCTGGAGGGCATGACGGCGGTGGTGCACGTCCGCATCCCGGAGCCGCAGTTCACCTCGCAGACCAAGGACGAGCTCTCCACCGCCGGCATCACCAAGGTGCTCCAGGGCCTGGTCGAGGCGCACCTCAAGGCCTGGCTGGAGGACCGCCGCACCAAGGCCGAGGCGCGTACCGTGCTGCAGAAGATCGTCGACGCGGCCCGGGTCCGGCTCACCCAGAAGCAGCAGAAGGACGCCGCCCGGCGCAAGACCGCCCTGGAGGGCGCGTCGATGCCGGCGAAGCTGGTCGACTGCCGGGCCACCGGAATTGACAGAAGTGAATTGTTCATCGTCGAGGGCGACAGCGCCCTCGGTACAGGGCGCCTGGCGCGCTCCTCTGAGTACCAGGCGCTGCTGCCGATCCGCGGCAAGATCCTCAACGTGCAGAAGGCGAACCTCCAGCAGGTGCTGGACAACGCCGAGTGCGCGGCGATCGTGCAGGTGCTCGGCGCGGGCTCGGGGCGTACCTTCGACCTCTCCGCGCTGCGCTACGGCCGGGTGCTGATCATGGCCGACGCGGACGTGGACGGCGCGCACATCCGTACCCTGCTGATCACGCTCTTCGCCCGGTACATGCGACCGCTGATCGAGGCGGGCCGGCTCTACGCGGCGATGCCGCCCCTGCACAAGATCACCACGAAGGGGCGCAACCCGCAGACCATCTACACCTACACCCAGGCCGAGATGGAGGCCACGGTCCGCAAGCTGGAGAAGGCCGGCAAGCAGATCGTCACCCCCATTCCCCGGTTCAAGGGTCTCGGTGAGATGGACGCCGAGGAGCTGTGGGAGACCACCATGAACCCGGCGACCCGGGCGGTCCGCCGGATCACCCTCGACGACGTCGAGGACGCCGAGCGGATCCTCGAACTGCTGATGGGGGAGAAGGTCGAGCCCCGCCGCAACTGGCTCATCTCGTCGGCCGACCGGGTCGACCGCGACGCCATCGACGCCTGA